From one Caldithrix abyssi DSM 13497 genomic stretch:
- the rny gene encoding ribonuclease Y: MAIHFDLTLIVTMIISLLAGGFIGVFIYSSLLRSKKQAANQIIEQAKKQAEKIRRDSHYKLKSELQQKRNAFLKEIRQKEEKASRLENENIRREKALRREENQLKIKEARLENKEKKINELEQLLYEKHKKVDFLIEEQNKRLEKIANLTIEEAKHELMKNLESQAKLEAVQLVKDIKEEAKEKAQREAKEIIAQAIENLAYEFTMESTLATVELPSERFKGMIIGREGRNIRAFEEATGVKVIVDDTPELIVLSGYDPVAREIARLAMEYLIKGKTINVNTIQQMVNRATKEVNRSIQKAAEETLRELKITNVHPKMREALGRLKYRYSYGQNMLQHSKEVAYIAGSMAAELGFNVNLARRAGLFHDIGKAVSNNSEGSHVTLGLELAEACREHEIVKNAILAHHEEAEPIHPISVLVTAADKISGSRPGARRDTLEAYTKRITKLEEIGNSFEGVAKTYAISAGREIRVIVEPDKITDEQAMVLSTDIASKIRETMEFPGQIKVCVIRQTIISKYTDDFEDNMNFEH; this comes from the coding sequence ATGGCCATACATTTTGATCTGACTTTAATTGTAACTATGATCATCAGCTTACTTGCCGGCGGGTTTATCGGCGTCTTTATTTACAGTTCATTATTGCGCAGCAAAAAACAGGCAGCCAATCAAATAATCGAACAGGCTAAAAAGCAAGCCGAAAAGATCAGGCGCGATAGTCATTACAAATTAAAATCCGAATTGCAGCAAAAGCGCAACGCCTTTTTAAAAGAGATCCGGCAAAAAGAAGAAAAGGCTTCGCGTCTGGAAAATGAAAACATTCGCCGCGAAAAAGCGTTAAGACGCGAAGAAAATCAGCTAAAAATTAAAGAAGCCCGGCTGGAAAACAAGGAAAAGAAGATCAACGAGCTGGAGCAACTTTTGTACGAAAAACACAAAAAAGTTGATTTTTTGATAGAAGAGCAGAATAAACGTCTGGAGAAGATCGCCAATCTTACCATTGAAGAGGCCAAACATGAATTGATGAAAAACCTGGAAAGCCAGGCCAAGTTAGAAGCGGTTCAGCTGGTAAAGGATATAAAAGAAGAAGCCAAAGAAAAGGCTCAACGCGAGGCAAAAGAGATCATTGCTCAGGCCATCGAAAATTTAGCTTACGAGTTCACCATGGAATCGACGCTGGCCACGGTTGAGCTGCCCAGCGAACGTTTTAAGGGAATGATCATCGGCCGCGAAGGACGCAATATTCGCGCTTTTGAAGAGGCAACCGGCGTTAAGGTGATTGTGGACGACACTCCGGAACTGATTGTGCTTTCGGGCTATGATCCGGTGGCGCGCGAAATCGCCCGCCTGGCCATGGAGTATTTGATCAAAGGTAAAACCATCAATGTTAATACCATCCAGCAGATGGTTAACCGGGCGACCAAAGAGGTCAACCGTTCGATTCAGAAGGCCGCCGAAGAAACGCTGCGCGAATTGAAAATTACCAATGTGCATCCCAAAATGAGGGAAGCGCTGGGTCGCTTGAAATACCGCTACAGCTACGGTCAGAACATGCTGCAGCATTCCAAAGAGGTGGCTTACATAGCCGGTTCCATGGCTGCCGAGCTGGGCTTTAATGTTAATCTGGCCCGACGCGCCGGATTGTTCCACGACATCGGCAAGGCAGTCAGTAATAATTCTGAGGGCAGCCACGTAACCCTGGGTCTGGAGCTGGCCGAAGCGTGCAGAGAACACGAGATCGTCAAAAACGCCATTTTAGCGCATCATGAAGAAGCAGAGCCCATCCATCCCATTTCTGTTCTGGTAACGGCAGCCGACAAAATCAGCGGCAGTAGGCCGGGCGCGCGTCGCGACACTCTGGAGGCTTACACCAAACGGATTACCAAGCTGGAAGAAATCGGAAATTCGTTTGAAGGCGTGGCCAAAACATACGCCATTTCCGCCGGCCGGGAGATCAGAGTTATTGTCGAGCCCGACAAAATTACCGATGAACAGGCTATGGTGCTTTCTACGGATATCGCCAGTAAAATCCGTGAAACCATGGAGTTTCCGGGGCAAATTAAAGTGTGCGTTATTCGGCAGACCATTATTTCCAAATACACTGATGATTTTGAAGATAATATGAATTTCGAACATTAA
- the def gene encoding peptide deformylase, with the protein MKYKIRYIGDPVLRKVAEPITEFDDKLKNFAEDLIDVMHVEDGIGLAAPQIGISRQIIAVDASELVENEFPRVFVNPQILEASGEWVVEEGCLSIPGVREEVTRPETILLKFQDVVGESFTQEFSGWLSRILQHEIDHLNGILFVDRISPIRRNLLIAQKAIPEKY; encoded by the coding sequence ATGAAATACAAAATTCGATATATCGGCGATCCTGTTTTACGCAAAGTTGCCGAACCGATTACCGAATTTGACGATAAATTAAAGAATTTTGCGGAAGACCTGATTGACGTGATGCATGTGGAAGATGGTATTGGTCTGGCCGCGCCGCAAATCGGGATTTCCAGACAGATCATTGCGGTGGATGCTTCGGAATTAGTGGAAAACGAATTTCCACGGGTGTTTGTCAATCCCCAAATTCTTGAAGCTTCGGGAGAATGGGTGGTAGAAGAAGGATGTCTTTCCATCCCTGGCGTGCGCGAAGAAGTTACGCGTCCGGAAACGATTTTGTTGAAGTTTCAGGATGTAGTGGGAGAGAGCTTTACGCAGGAGTTTTCCGGCTGGTTATCCCGCATTTTGCAGCACGAAATCGACCATTTAAACGGCATCTTATTTGTAGATCGCATCAGTCCCATTCGCAGAAATTTACTGATCGCACAAAAAGCAATTCCGGAGAAATATTAA